A segment of the candidate division TA06 bacterium genome:
CGACCAAACGGGGAATAGTCGTCACCAATACTCCCGGGGTGCTGACAGACGCCGCTGCTGAGCTGGCGTGGTCCCTCCTTTTTTCCGTTGCCCGCAGAACAGTTGAATCTGATAGGTTTTCCAGAGCTGAGAAGTTCAAAGGGTGGGATCCACTGGGATTTCTTGGGTTCGATGTCCACGGCAAGACTCTCGGTGTAGTTGGCGCGGGCAGGATAGGAACCGCCTTTGCGTTGAAGTCAAAGGGGTTCGATATGAAGATCCTGTACTACGACTCACTCAAGAATCAAGTTCTTGAAGACAGTTTGGATGCCAAGAAGGTGAAGCTGAATACACTCCTGAAAGAATCCGATTTCATATCAGTCCACGTACCCCTTACCGATAAGACGTATCATCTCTTTTCTGTCGAGGAATTTCAAATGATGAAACCTACTGCAATCTTCATAAACACCTCCAGAGGTCAGGTCGTCGACGAGAAAGCCCTTGTCAGGGCACTGAAGTCGAACTCGATAGCCGGTGCAGGTTTGGATGTCTATGAGAAAGAACCGGAGATTGAACCGCAACTGATTAGACTTAACAATACCGTGCTCTGTCCTCACATCGGGAGTGCGACTATCGAAACCAGAAAGAAAATGGCGATCATGGCCTCCAGCAACTTGATTGCGGCGCTTTCCAATAAGAAGCCGGTCAATGTTGTGAACCCTCGTCCAACGGGGAGAAAATACAGGTAGAGAGCGAGCATCCGGTGAGGGAAATGAAAGGCTTTGGAAGATTGGCAGCACTTCTGTTGGTTGTGGGCCTCATCTTGCCTCCAACTCAGGCGGAGGAAACCTCAAACCAAGGCGGCACGTTCAATCCCGGTGACAAAGTCAAGGTTATGATGTGGCGCCAGAAGGATATTACAGGAGAGTATCAGATCGGTGCGGATGGTAATCTGAGAATGCCCCTGGTAGGGTCCGTACCAGCTTCCGGTCTGTCTGTGGATGCCCTCACAGATACACTTGTGGCTCATTACTCGGCCTACATAAAGAACCCGCAGATAATCTTGATTCCAATGTTCAGGGTTACCATACTGGGTGCCGTCAAGATGCCCGGTTCCTACTGGGTGAGTGGATCGGAAAAGGTGACCGACTTGATTGCCATGGCCGGAGGTCTAGGGGGAAAAGCGGTCATGGAGAAGACAAAGATAACCAGAGGCGATAAAGTGATTGTGGTTAACGCCGCCGAATTCCTGAGGGCAGGAAAGACCCTCGGAGACATCGGAGTCCAATCAGGAGATATAGTGGTGGTTCCGAGGTCCCGATGGCCGAACTGGAGTGAATGGGCGGTTATTCTCTCTACCGTCGCTCTGGGTTGGTCTTTGTACAATTCAATCAAGGACTAAGAACTGGAGGAGATTTTGGGGGACGTTCGGATGGATAGTGGTGAAGAGAAGACTCAAAGTCTACTTGACTATGCCCAGATATTGTGGAAGAGAAGAGTGATAATTCTCGTTCTGTTTCTCCTTGCTTCTTTGAGCACACTTTTCTACGTTATGAGGACGCGGCCGATATACGAAGCATACACTACCATAAGGCTTGAAAACGTTGGCGCACAGGGGACGCTTTTGAGTGATCTTGCTGCACTTCGAAGGGGTAATCCGATAGAAACCGAAATTGAGGTGATAAGGTCACGCAGCCTTGCTGAAAAAGTGGTGACTGCCCTAAACCTCAATTTCGGTACAACAGGCCAGTCCAAAGATTTCTCTGGAAAGCTGGAAGAGATCATCCTCACTCGCGATTTTCCTTACGGGGACTATGTTATTGAAATCGTTTCCAAAGCCGGAGCCTTCAAGCTCAGGGGTTTAAATGGTACTACAATAGGGAGTGGCAAAGTTGGAGAGACATTCGCTACAGACGGCCTCTCGTTCAGACTCAACTCATCGAGCTTCAGTCCGGGTGACAGTCTCTTTTTCCGTGTTGCAGACCCTGTGAGTGCTGCGAGAAGAATTCAGGGCAGCACCACAGTCAGGCCGGTAAAGGGTGCAAACATCATAAGGATAAGTGCAAGGGACACTTCCCCGACTCTTGCCGCGAGAATCGCCAACGAGCTCGCGAATCAATTCCTTAAGCAGAATCTTGCTTATGCAAGGGGCGAGGCCAGGTCCGCAAAGGAGTTCATACAGGAGCAGCTCGCAGTTGCTGCCGACACCCTTCGTGATGCCGAACAGAAGCTCAAGGAGTACAAGGAAAAGGCGAGATTTGTACTTCTGGACGAGAACGCAAAGGAGAACATATCCACTCTTGCCCGATTCGAGGCGGTCCGTGAAGAGGCGAAGATGAAGAAGATCGAAGTTGAGAGGCGGCTTTTGTTGCTGAGAGCTCAACTCGCTGGCAAGGGTGCGTTTGCAGACTATAAGATCGTGGCTGCCAGCCCAATTGTGACCGGTAATCCAGTAATATCGAAACTGAAAGGAAATCTCTCTAATCTCGAAATACGTAGGGCTCAACTTCTGGAGGAGTATACTGCGCTTCATCCCGACGTAATCGAAATAGAAGGCGAGATCGAAAAGGTGAAGGAGGAGTTGAACAAGTCTATAAGGCAGGTTTTGGAAACCGGGCCTTCTGCCTCAGACCCCGTATACCAAAGCATCATTTCGGGAATAATCAATGCTGAGGTTGAAGTGGGGGCTATTGAGGATAGGATAGCAGCTCTCGGTGAGGTCGTGGAGGTGTACAACTCCAAGTTGGAAGATCTTCCAGAGAAGGAAATAACCCTGGCACGACTTACCCGCAGGAGGGAGGTCCGCGAGAAGATATACACTATGCTGTTGACCAAGTTAGAGGAAGCCAGAATCTCAGAGGCGATGAAGGTAGGAAATACGAGAATTGTCGATGGAGCGATACGCCCTGATAGGCCAATTCTACCGAAGAAGAAACGAACCACATTTCTCGGAGCCGTTGGCGGGCTGATAATAGGGATCGGCCTGGCTCTGTTTCTCGAATATCTAGATACGTCGGTGAAGACTGGCGAAGATATAGAACGGGATCTCAGGCTTCCTTTTCTGGGAGCGGTGCCCTCAGTGAGAAATGATCATGGTGGTGCCTTAGAAGGTGATGAGGAGGTTCTGAAAAGAGTGCTAATTTCCAGATTCGACCCGAGGTCTCCAATTGCCGAGGCATACCGGACCGTAAGAACAAACCTTCAATACGTACAGCTTGACAAGAAGTACCGTACAATAATGTTTACGAGCCCGCTTCCTGAAGAGGGAAAGTCAACCAGTCTGGCGAACATCTCCCTGACGCTTTCTCAGCTCGGGGCAAAGACATTGGTTGTCGACTCAGATTTGAGGAGGCCTGTGCAGCACAGAATATTCGGCGTGCACAAGTCCCCAGGTCTGACCGGAATCCTGGTAAATGAAGAATCGCCTGATGAAGTGATAAGTCCAACCAAGTACGAGAATCTGTATGTTCTCCCATCAGGTCCTATTCCTCCAAACCCTTCTGAACTTCTAAGCTCCGACCGGATGAAACAGCTTATCACTCAACTCAAGGAGGAGTTCGAATTCATTCTGTTTGATTCGCCGCCGATTCTTGTGGTGACAGATGCAGCAGTGCTCGGAGGAAAGACCGATGGTACGGTTGTGGTGGTCAGATTTGAGAAGACGGACAGACGAGCGGCTCTTGAGGCGAAGAAGCTTCTAGAAAATGCGAAGGTAGAGGTGCTGGGCGTGGTTCTAAACGACGTGAAGATCGAAAGAGCGCTGGGAGGATACGGTTACCATTACTACTGCCGATCTTACTACCCTCCTTACTACGGCGATGATAAGGGTGAGAAAGTCAAAAAAAAGAGAAAGAGAGTGAGTTCCCGCAAACGCACAGCTTTGAGTGGTGTTACTAGCGGCTTGAGAAGCGTCTTGCGCTCAAGCAGATGGAGACAGGGCAGGAGGAAGAGGATCAGTTGATAGATATTCATACACACATACTTCCCGGGATTGACGATGGCGCAAGAAACCTTGAGGTTTCGCTGGAAATGGCGAAGGGGGCAGAAAAGGATGGAATATCGCATGTTGTGGCATCCCCACACGTGATGGAGGAAGATTACGGAACCGCGCAGGAAATGATACGTGCTGAAGTGAAGGAATTGAACCGTGCCCTGAGTGAAGAGAAGATAAGTGTCGAGGTTTTGCCTGGAGCAGAGGTTCATGTTTCTGCTGCGCTTCTGTCCAAGCCAGAGATTCTGAGGAATCTCTCTATCAACTCCGGAGGGAAATATGTGCTTCTGGAGTTTCCCTTGCAGGAGGTTCCGAAGTTCGCAGGCGAACTCATATTCAAGGTTCTCCTTAAGGGCCTCGTGCCCATTCTTGCACACCCTGAGAGGAATCTAGGCATGATTGAGCGTCCAGAAGAGCTTCTTGGCCTTGTGGAAAAAGGAGCTCTTGTTCAGATGAATGCGGGAAGTATCACAGGAAAGTATGGAGAAAGCATAAAGGATTTTGCAGAGACAATCGTATGCAACAGGATTGTCCACTTCGTGGCTAGCGATGCCCACTCAGCCAAGAATAGACCTGTCATGCTCAGCTCAGCTCTCGTCAGGATGAAAGAACTGATTGGCGATGACGCCGCGAAGCTCGTTCTGGATAATCCTTTGGCCGCCTTGAATGGAGAGACACTGGAAGTGTCTGTTCCCAGACATCTGGATAAGCCTGGGAAGAAAATCTTCTCCTGGGTCTCCAGAAGACTCTCGCCCAGACTTTCTGGGTTCTGACGAGCAAGTGAGGAGTGAGAGGAAGCAGTAGCCTAACAATGGACCCGTACAGTGGGCGCCGCTTTTTTATGCTGTACGGGCCTTTCTGGTATAGAGCATCTTGCAAATGCCTGAGCCCAAGATTGACATCGGACGGAAGTCTGTGATAGGCATCGGCTGGAATGGAATATCGCAGATCACCTGTCAGGCATGCCAATTTATCGTCACTGCCGTGCTGGTAAGACTCCTGCTGCCGTCCGATTTTGGCTTGGTGGGCATGGCTTCCATTGGGTTTGGTCGGCGGGCTTCACAGGGTGGAGACTGATGCTTGGAACTACATAGCGGTGGGGAAGAAGAAATGCTGAGAGTCGCTCACATAAAGAGAACGTATCTTCCGATTTCTGAGACTTTCATCTATTCATACCTGAAAAACATGACGGGTGTTGAATCCCACGTACTGGCTGAGAAACAGGAGAATACAGATCTCTTCCCATTTGAGAGAAGGCACGTACTAATGCAGCAGAATCATCTTACGATCGGACATAGCCGTCTCGTGCACAAGCTTACCAGATCCCCGAAGACAGGCTTTACGTTGTTGCCCAGAAGCCCTTTCGCCGAGAAAACGTGCAAAATCCTTAAGCCAGATGTGATTCACGCCCACGGCGGCTATGATGGATTCAACTATGTTTCTTTGAAGCGCAGACTGGGCATACCATTTGTGACTACGTTTTACGGAAGGGACATAGGTGCCGGGTCCAAGCATCCTTACTGGAGAAAAGCATACTCTATTCTCTTCAGAATCGGCGACCTGTTTCTGGTGGAAGGACCTGCAATGAAGGGAAAGCTGCTCGCAATCGGGTGCTCTCCCCTGAAGGTAAGGATACAGCGCATAGGCGTTGACCTTGACAGGTTTTCCAGAAACGATTATGGTGAAAGACCAGACACAGACAAAGTTCTCATTCTGATGTGCGGCCGCATGGTTGAGAAGAAGGGACTGGAATATGGCATACGCGCATTTTCAAAGGTTCACTCAAGGTTTCCCCACACCGAAATGAGAATCATTGGTGATGGTCCCAGATTCGGTGAGCTGGAGCGGCTCGTCTGCTCACTCGACCTGAACAGCTCGGTAAAGATGCTGGGGTATACGTCCCATGAGCAGTATGCGGTTCAATCCAAGGCTGCGCACATCTTTGTTCAGCCGAGTGTGACCGCGAGCGACGGAGACTCGGAGGGAGGCGCACCAACTACGCTTCTGGAGATGCAGGCGATGGGCGTTCCGATTGTGAGCACGTATCACGATGACATACCGCAAGTGGTTGTCGCAGGTAAGAGTGCATTCCTTGTAGAGGAAAGGGACGTGGATGGGCTTGCCGAGAAGATTGGATTTCTGGTGGAGAATCCACAAATCCGGGGAGAGATGGGTAGGGAAGGGAGAAGGCACGTAGAGGAAAGGCACGACATCTGCCGGCTGGCAAAACAGCTTGAAGCCGTTTATGTGGAGCTTGCCGGCAGCGGGAGTCGCAGTTGAAAGTAGGAATAGTTACAGAAAGATTTCCGCCGAACGTGAAAGGTGGGGGAGAGATCAGTGTTTCGCTCCTGGCACAGGCCCTGAAACGCCGAGGCATCGACGTTGAAGTCCTTTCATTCGATGGTTGTGGAGAAGATGTTCATGAAGGAATACGGGTGAGACGCACCAGAGGGAGTCAGTCTTTTCATTTCCCAGTGGAGAAAAGCAACATATTTGAGTATCCAAAGATAAGGGAGTTCTGCAGGGGAAAAGACCTCATACACGGATACAACATGAAATACTATCCTGCAACTGCTCACGTCTCAAAGGCGCTGGGGTTGTCATCGGTCCTGACTATGACAACCTACGGATTCTACTACCCTCAGCACGTGAAGGGGCTGAAGAGTCCTGTGACGCTGCTTGGCGGCCTCCATCAGCGAGTTTCAGATGCCCTATGCAGGCGCCTTATCATAGCCGGGGCTGATGTGCTGGTGACTCTGTCTGCGGCTCAAAAGAGAATCTACCAGGAGTTAGGTTTTCCCGGAGAGAAGATAAGGGTGATACCAAATTTTGTGGACCCGTCCTTCCTTGAGAGAAAGCCGGCTACCTTCAACACTAGAGCGAGAATCATCCTCTACGTGGGTAGACTTTCATCTGAGAAAGGGGTAGGCACTCTGATAAGAGCATTTGCATTGGTTAAGCCTGAAGATAAGGACTTGAAACTGGTCATTGTGGGGACAGGACCAGCTGCGGATGAACTTCAGACCCTTGCCGCAGAGCTGGGAGTGGATGAACGTGTAAGGTTTTCAGGAAAACTTCACTACGCGGAAACCAAAAAGACCTACGAAAAAGCGTCCGTCTTTGTTCATCCTGGACTATGGCCCGAGCCTTTTGGGAGGACAATGCTTGAGGCGATGGCTTCAGGGATTCCCGTTATCGCTACAAAGACAGGGTCTGCGCCGGAGCTGTTGGCCGGCTGCGGTCTCCTCTTTGAGCCAGGAGATGTTGAGCAGCTCGCTTCTCAGATTGGGCTTGTCCTTGAAGATTCTGAATTGGCCCGGAACCTCTCAAGAGACGCGCG
Coding sequences within it:
- a CDS encoding D-glycerate dehydrogenase, whose translation is MPNWDVLVTRKIPEEGLEILRAHCLHVEVYNGSRPIPRQKLFSLIKAKEGLFCCLTDIVDEKVMDAGHALKAISNYAVGYDNIDVAAATKRGIVVTNTPGVLTDAAAELAWSLLFSVARRTVESDRFSRAEKFKGWDPLGFLGFDVHGKTLGVVGAGRIGTAFALKSKGFDMKILYYDSLKNQVLEDSLDAKKVKLNTLLKESDFISVHVPLTDKTYHLFSVEEFQMMKPTAIFINTSRGQVVDEKALVRALKSNSIAGAGLDVYEKEPEIEPQLIRLNNTVLCPHIGSATIETRKKMAIMASSNLIAALSNKKPVNVVNPRPTGRKYR
- a CDS encoding polysaccharide biosynthesis tyrosine autokinase, which gives rise to MDSGEEKTQSLLDYAQILWKRRVIILVLFLLASLSTLFYVMRTRPIYEAYTTIRLENVGAQGTLLSDLAALRRGNPIETEIEVIRSRSLAEKVVTALNLNFGTTGQSKDFSGKLEEIILTRDFPYGDYVIEIVSKAGAFKLRGLNGTTIGSGKVGETFATDGLSFRLNSSSFSPGDSLFFRVADPVSAARRIQGSTTVRPVKGANIIRISARDTSPTLAARIANELANQFLKQNLAYARGEARSAKEFIQEQLAVAADTLRDAEQKLKEYKEKARFVLLDENAKENISTLARFEAVREEAKMKKIEVERRLLLLRAQLAGKGAFADYKIVAASPIVTGNPVISKLKGNLSNLEIRRAQLLEEYTALHPDVIEIEGEIEKVKEELNKSIRQVLETGPSASDPVYQSIISGIINAEVEVGAIEDRIAALGEVVEVYNSKLEDLPEKEITLARLTRRREVREKIYTMLLTKLEEARISEAMKVGNTRIVDGAIRPDRPILPKKKRTTFLGAVGGLIIGIGLALFLEYLDTSVKTGEDIERDLRLPFLGAVPSVRNDHGGALEGDEEVLKRVLISRFDPRSPIAEAYRTVRTNLQYVQLDKKYRTIMFTSPLPEEGKSTSLANISLTLSQLGAKTLVVDSDLRRPVQHRIFGVHKSPGLTGILVNEESPDEVISPTKYENLYVLPSGPIPPNPSELLSSDRMKQLITQLKEEFEFILFDSPPILVVTDAAVLGGKTDGTVVVVRFEKTDRRAALEAKKLLENAKVEVLGVVLNDVKIERALGGYGYHYYCRSYYPPYYGDDKGEKVKKKRKRVSSRKRTALSGVTSGLRSVLRSSRWRQGRRKRIS
- a CDS encoding glycosyltransferase; its protein translation is MELHSGGEEEMLRVAHIKRTYLPISETFIYSYLKNMTGVESHVLAEKQENTDLFPFERRHVLMQQNHLTIGHSRLVHKLTRSPKTGFTLLPRSPFAEKTCKILKPDVIHAHGGYDGFNYVSLKRRLGIPFVTTFYGRDIGAGSKHPYWRKAYSILFRIGDLFLVEGPAMKGKLLAIGCSPLKVRIQRIGVDLDRFSRNDYGERPDTDKVLILMCGRMVEKKGLEYGIRAFSKVHSRFPHTEMRIIGDGPRFGELERLVCSLDLNSSVKMLGYTSHEQYAVQSKAAHIFVQPSVTASDGDSEGGAPTTLLEMQAMGVPIVSTYHDDIPQVVVAGKSAFLVEERDVDGLAEKIGFLVENPQIRGEMGREGRRHVEERHDICRLAKQLEAVYVELAGSGSRS